One stretch of Paenibacillus sp. FSL R5-0341 DNA includes these proteins:
- a CDS encoding ABC transporter ATP-binding protein, whose translation MNRQQDGQVLPRGGASVMEPKHGEKFHSATPDQPANATPALVPPALDVVNVHASFRERRSRLSVLNGLSLTVEQGEFVAIVGPSGCGKSTLFHIIGGLLKPQEGQVLMNDLNVTGQRGKISYMPQQPALFPWRTIEDNVLLAGEVASSAPPRAEALAEARKWLSSVGLAGFEQAYPHMLSGGMQQRAAFLRALLSPQELMLLDEPFSALDALTRSDMQRWLLDIWEQNRRSVLFITHNIEEALLLADRVYVLSNRPATVLHEVHVPFDRPRREEITEESAFLERKRQIAQWMREEQQKARLS comes from the coding sequence ATGAATCGGCAACAGGACGGACAAGTCCTGCCTAGAGGAGGAGCAAGCGTAATGGAGCCCAAGCATGGTGAAAAGTTTCACTCGGCTACCCCTGATCAACCTGCCAATGCTACTCCTGCTCTTGTTCCACCTGCACTGGACGTTGTTAATGTTCATGCCTCATTCCGCGAACGACGGAGCAGATTATCGGTTCTGAACGGCCTGTCCCTGACTGTGGAGCAAGGCGAGTTTGTCGCTATTGTTGGGCCTTCTGGCTGCGGCAAAAGCACCCTGTTCCATATCATCGGCGGTCTGCTGAAGCCCCAGGAAGGGCAAGTGCTGATGAATGATCTCAATGTGACCGGCCAACGTGGCAAGATCAGTTACATGCCACAACAGCCTGCTCTTTTCCCTTGGCGTACCATTGAAGATAACGTACTACTTGCTGGTGAAGTAGCTTCCAGCGCTCCCCCTCGGGCCGAAGCACTTGCAGAGGCTCGAAAGTGGTTAAGCAGCGTGGGTCTTGCTGGGTTTGAGCAGGCCTATCCTCATATGCTGTCGGGCGGAATGCAGCAGCGTGCTGCCTTTTTGCGTGCCCTGCTCAGTCCGCAGGAACTGATGCTGCTGGACGAACCTTTCAGCGCGCTGGATGCCCTGACACGTAGCGACATGCAGCGCTGGCTGCTCGATATCTGGGAACAGAACCGCCGCTCGGTGCTGTTCATCACCCACAACATCGAAGAAGCATTGCTGCTTGCCGATCGGGTCTATGTGTTATCCAACCGACCTGCAACGGTGCTGCACGAAGTACATGTTCCTTTTGATCGCCCAAGACGAGAAGAAATTACGGAGGAGTCCGCATTCCTTGAGCGTAAACGGCAGATTGCACAGTGGATGAGAGAAGAACAGCAGAAAGCCCGCCTATCATAA
- a CDS encoding ABC transporter permease, translated as MPAYFKSVWPPIVAVILFIAIWQGAVSLFHIEKWMLPAPSDIAREATTQAERLGMHASATIQLTLIGFAAGTAVGLLIAMVLHLVPFLKSALYPLLILSQNIPTIALAPLLLIWFGFGLLPKLITIILVCFFPVAVAAMDGLTRTDAAMMNYMRMAGAKRHQIFWKLELPHALPSVFSGVKIAATYSVMGAIIAEWIGADKGIGYYMMLQKSAYRTDRLFVAIMIIVALSLLLFLLIALLEKLLVRWRPQKR; from the coding sequence ATGCCTGCCTATTTCAAAAGTGTATGGCCGCCCATTGTGGCGGTTATTCTCTTTATAGCGATATGGCAGGGAGCCGTCTCCCTGTTCCATATTGAGAAATGGATGCTGCCTGCACCGTCCGACATCGCCCGCGAAGCGACAACCCAGGCCGAGCGACTTGGCATGCATGCCTCCGCAACCATTCAGTTAACGCTGATCGGATTTGCGGCTGGCACAGCGGTCGGATTGCTGATTGCGATGGTGCTGCATTTGGTCCCTTTTCTCAAGTCAGCCCTGTATCCTTTACTTATTCTTAGTCAAAATATCCCGACCATCGCGCTCGCACCGCTCCTCTTAATCTGGTTCGGATTCGGGCTGCTGCCCAAGCTGATTACGATCATCCTGGTCTGTTTCTTCCCCGTTGCAGTGGCGGCCATGGACGGCTTGACCCGTACAGATGCAGCGATGATGAACTATATGCGCATGGCTGGTGCGAAACGTCATCAGATCTTCTGGAAGCTGGAGCTTCCCCATGCGCTGCCATCCGTGTTCTCCGGTGTCAAAATCGCCGCTACCTATAGCGTGATGGGTGCCATCATCGCCGAATGGATTGGTGCAGACAAGGGTATTGGTTATTATATGATGCTGCAAAAGTCAGCTTATCGTACGGACCGCCTATTCGTGGCGATCATGATTATTGTCGCGCTCAGCTTGCTGCTCTTCCTGCTCATTGCGCTGCTGGAGAAGCTGCTCGTGCGCTGGCGGCCACAGAAGCGATAG
- a CDS encoding thiamine-binding protein has product MASTLLSIQVIPKTPNGENSYPYVDRAIEVIQQSGLKYQVNALDTTMEGELEELLEVVRKMHEVLVEAGSPSIISQIKIAHSPTGFSMDTLTEKYR; this is encoded by the coding sequence ATGGCAAGCACACTACTTAGCATTCAGGTTATTCCGAAAACGCCAAATGGCGAGAACTCTTATCCTTACGTAGATCGTGCCATTGAAGTTATTCAGCAATCTGGCCTGAAGTATCAGGTGAACGCGCTCGACACCACGATGGAGGGGGAACTGGAAGAACTGCTCGAGGTTGTCCGTAAAATGCACGAGGTACTCGTAGAGGCTGGCAGCCCAAGCATCATCTCTCAGATCAAAATCGCCCATAGCCCTACTGGCTTCAGCATGGATACCCTGACGGAGAAGTATCGCTAA
- a CDS encoding ABC transporter substrate-binding protein: MNWRKTMGLLLLCVLLVTVAACGGKEAAPAEQNGSTNTESSNEGDTAALKDIRVVLDWTPNTNHTGLYAAVDQGFYKAEGLNVEIVQPGAGGADTMVASNEVPFGVSYQESVTQARTQGVPLVSIAAVIQHNTSGFAAPADRNIKSPKDFEGKTYGGWGSPVEEAVMQSIMEGDGADVSKVKNINMGDADFFTAVKRDIDFAWIFYAWTGIEAELRGEPIDMLYVKDYSDALDYYTPVLVTNEQTIQNDPELVKAFLKATSEGYQYAIDHPEDAANILIKAVPDLDKELVLASQKWLSPKYTDDAPRWGEQKQEVWQNYTDWMFSKQLLDEQIDVSKAYTNEFLPQ; encoded by the coding sequence ATGAATTGGCGTAAAACAATGGGATTGTTGCTCTTATGCGTACTACTGGTGACGGTGGCCGCATGTGGCGGCAAAGAAGCTGCCCCGGCAGAACAGAACGGCAGCACGAATACGGAAAGCAGCAACGAAGGTGACACTGCCGCTCTGAAAGATATTAGAGTGGTGCTCGACTGGACACCGAATACGAATCATACCGGCCTGTATGCGGCCGTGGATCAAGGTTTTTATAAGGCAGAAGGCTTGAACGTGGAGATTGTTCAACCAGGTGCTGGTGGAGCAGATACGATGGTTGCATCGAATGAAGTGCCTTTTGGCGTAAGTTATCAGGAGAGTGTAACTCAAGCCCGCACACAGGGTGTTCCACTCGTCTCCATTGCAGCAGTTATTCAGCATAATACATCCGGGTTCGCTGCTCCGGCGGATCGAAATATCAAGTCACCCAAAGATTTTGAAGGTAAAACTTATGGCGGTTGGGGCTCTCCTGTTGAAGAAGCCGTGATGCAATCCATTATGGAGGGCGACGGAGCTGATGTATCCAAAGTGAAAAACATTAACATGGGTGACGCTGACTTTTTCACCGCAGTCAAACGGGACATCGATTTCGCGTGGATTTTCTACGCTTGGACGGGTATTGAAGCCGAACTGCGCGGAGAACCGATCGACATGTTATATGTGAAAGATTATTCAGATGCACTGGATTACTACACACCTGTCCTCGTAACGAACGAGCAGACGATTCAGAACGATCCTGAGCTGGTGAAAGCATTCTTGAAAGCCACTTCCGAAGGATATCAATACGCGATTGATCATCCCGAAGATGCAGCGAACATTCTGATCAAAGCTGTACCGGATCTGGACAAGGAATTGGTACTGGCAAGCCAGAAATGGCTCAGTCCCAAGTACACAGATGACGCCCCACGCTGGGGTGAACAAAAACAGGAAGTGTGGCAGAACTACACCGACTGGATGTTTAGCAAACAACTGCTGGATGAACAGATCGATGTGAGCAAAGCATATACAAACGAGTTTTTACCCCAATAA
- a CDS encoding VOC family protein, with protein MSFQKRIDHVGIAVRDLDTTLRFYTEVVGLELKDRVTHTNGVIQLAFLGFNGSNETEIELIQGYSDKLPAEGTVHHFAIHVDDLDSEYKRVQATEAEFIDGEIITLPNGYRYFFIYGPEKEWIEFFQR; from the coding sequence ATGAGTTTTCAAAAGCGCATCGACCACGTCGGCATTGCCGTTCGTGATCTGGATACCACACTCCGTTTCTATACGGAGGTTGTTGGACTGGAACTGAAAGACCGGGTGACACATACAAACGGCGTCATTCAGCTTGCCTTCCTCGGCTTCAATGGAAGCAATGAGACGGAAATAGAGTTAATTCAAGGGTACAGCGACAAGCTGCCTGCCGAAGGTACGGTGCACCATTTTGCCATCCATGTAGATGACCTTGATTCTGAGTACAAACGCGTCCAAGCCACCGAAGCCGAATTTATCGATGGAGAAATCATCACACTGCCTAACGGTTACCGTTATTTCTTCATCTATGGTCCGGAGAAAGAATGGATCGAATTCTTCCAACGTTGA
- a CDS encoding MFS transporter encodes MKKLLWIGCLSYFLIGLAHVVLGSILPVALEHYGKDYSQGGTLIFAQFAGFLGGVLLSPWLNRRFGKRGGLLIATGLLCIAELSYMLLPPWGWMFVIAPAAGFGFGMVEAVIGTIIIAAIKDNTAVAMSRLEVLFGIGAMVMPLIASGLIAAGYWRLSFLVVAICAALTFIFWAKGSFGELDQVLDRRGSNHASVHTHSAGTSGEMHTAPASSSGPTYRGRNLTLLVLFVLFFFLYVGTEMSLANFMPAILIEKMNMKEAGAALSVTCFWIAMSVGRLFAGYIAEKFQYRVYVLYSCLASVLLLMVFPFTNQIWSAFLIILLLGLAMSGIFSIALVFASKLLPGTEESTPSILIASGGVGGAILPLTTGWSLDHLAVNQSAWMLAIFAVGLLVISVITYQWQNKYVVDPAT; translated from the coding sequence ATGAAAAAATTACTGTGGATCGGATGTCTGTCCTATTTCCTGATTGGACTGGCACACGTTGTACTCGGTTCCATTCTACCGGTTGCACTTGAACATTACGGCAAAGATTATAGCCAAGGCGGAACGCTGATCTTCGCTCAATTTGCCGGATTCCTGGGTGGTGTATTGTTATCCCCATGGCTGAACAGACGTTTCGGTAAACGGGGAGGTCTGTTAATCGCCACAGGGTTGCTCTGTATTGCAGAATTATCCTACATGCTGTTGCCACCATGGGGCTGGATGTTCGTCATCGCACCCGCAGCCGGCTTCGGATTCGGAATGGTTGAAGCTGTCATTGGCACCATTATCATCGCTGCAATCAAAGACAATACGGCCGTTGCCATGAGTCGACTGGAAGTGTTATTCGGAATCGGGGCGATGGTCATGCCGCTCATTGCCAGTGGTCTGATTGCTGCCGGATACTGGCGCCTTTCCTTTCTCGTTGTTGCGATCTGCGCAGCACTAACCTTTATATTCTGGGCGAAAGGATCATTCGGTGAGCTAGACCAGGTGCTGGATCGACGAGGTTCAAATCATGCTTCGGTACATACGCACTCTGCTGGAACATCGGGTGAGATGCACACCGCACCTGCCAGTTCATCCGGCCCAACCTATCGCGGACGTAACCTGACTCTGCTAGTACTATTCGTCCTGTTCTTCTTCCTATACGTTGGCACGGAGATGAGTCTTGCGAACTTCATGCCAGCGATCCTGATTGAGAAAATGAACATGAAGGAAGCCGGAGCAGCGCTTAGCGTCACCTGTTTCTGGATTGCCATGTCTGTGGGAAGACTCTTCGCCGGGTATATCGCAGAGAAATTCCAATACCGCGTGTATGTCCTGTACAGTTGTCTCGCGTCTGTTCTTTTGTTAATGGTATTTCCATTTACGAACCAAATCTGGTCTGCGTTTCTCATCATCTTGCTGCTTGGACTTGCGATGTCAGGAATTTTCTCCATTGCCCTTGTCTTCGCCAGTAAACTGCTGCCTGGAACCGAAGAATCCACACCCAGCATTTTGATTGCCTCAGGCGGGGTTGGCGGTGCCATTCTGCCTTTGACGACGGGGTGGAGTCTTGATCATCTGGCGGTTAATCAGTCTGCATGGATGCTTGCGATCTTTGCGGTTGGCCTGCTTGTCATTAGCGTGATCACATATCAATGGCAGAACAAATATGTCGTAGATCCAGCAACTTAA